DNA from Biomphalaria glabrata chromosome 14, xgBioGlab47.1, whole genome shotgun sequence:
aagtttaattCTAGAGTCGAAAtctaaccaaaaaaaagttagacaaaaaaaaatgcattcaaaaataaaacaccaaaagtataaataaaaaaatcagtgACGTGTTCAATAATCTACCCGAACAGTCTTGAACATTACCAGTTACAGGTAGACGTAGACTAGATGTTGAGTCGGTCTATAGCTAACGGGGTGTGTTTCTTAGTTCCACTACAGCTTCATATAGATCTTCACCATTAGGTTTAGTTTTCTGTATTAAATTCTTATAAACAAAATGCAGTTCTTCTGTAGCACTCTAACCAAAGGACTTTTACAAAACTCCAGTCCGTGCTTATTGAAGGACAAGAAAgccattaaatttaataaaggtgatttgattaaaataaatcGTAACTTTTTCTGGCATTGGGGTGTCTACAATGGTAAGTGAgcaatatatttaaaactttttttttgaaattattttttgttatcaaATTCTGTGGCAGATGTTATACCCTGGTCGTTGAACTAATACTATTATTCCCAGTTAAGGTTGTAGTGGAAGAAATGTAAAGCGATTGACTTTAAACCGAAACGATTAAATCTGGTGAATGCAAACTTTGGATCTTTACAACGATCACTGAGTCAGAGAAACCTTGTCGAAATGTCCGAGAAATTTCGAGATAAATCCCTTTTATGAACTTTTGACCTGGTAAAGTATTGTATCCTGTGGCCTGGATGTAGGAATATTTCTTCAATGACCCTTCTGTATGCAGGCTTCCGTCAACAAGATGATAATTTAATTACATCTGTTTGACTATGGGTTGAGGTCCCTTTATCCGATGAAATGGGCTCCCTAATCCCATGCGAGGCCAGAGGCCTAGCCCACGAGGGAACAGACTACGTAAGCCTATACTGTACCATCGTGAAGGAGCCATTAGAACCCGCATGGACCCCGTTGAAAAAATTTGCAACAGGCTGTACACAAACTGAGATAAAATTCAATTAGGGTTTAAAAATATACTGTAAATAATACTGTAAGGTTGTTCcttattcacaaaaaaaaatgttttattattattaattagttaataaaaacaaaataatcgctcttaACAAAAATGATCagctatttataaaaaagaaatagcctttaaaaaaaaacaactttttaatgttattgtttatgtCTGTCTTATTAAAAATCAGTTATACATTATTCGTAACTTGTAGTGTACAGTGAGTGTTACAAAGACTATACGAGTGAAGTTGTTTTATTTGACCCAGGTAGCGGCTGCATCATTCATGTGAATAACGTCAACATGGAGGATGGTATGTGCAACGCTGAGGTAGTCTGTGAACCATTCAACGATGTGGTTGGAGATTGTTACTatgaaaaaggaaacaaaaaagattcGAAATGGACGTAAGATTTGTCAAAGAGAATAAAAATGTCTAATTTTAAAGAATGGAAATCAGAGTGTCTTAAAAAATGCATACACAATTTcttcaaaaagttaaaaatcagttcattaatattttaaaatttttaaacatgcaaaatgatttacattttttttgtggggtCACTTTCTGTTCTTAAAGTATAATCCTTCTGATCCAGACGACGCTTGTAACGTGAAGAGATGAAATGCAAAAGTGGCGTCATTATGGTCGGTGTGAACCGTGCGGTTAGCTCATGGTGTCACCCGATTCCATCACCTTTCTCCGTATCGCACAACCAGACAGCCATTTACTTCCATTTTTTTATCCTAAAATACAACATTTTGTTTCGTATTGAGGCTCTAACGTTGGAACTATATCGAAATATGTAACGCACTTATTCGGTTTCCTTCCAAAAAAACGTAAAATTAGTTGTGAGTTACAACAAACCTTttcttacacacaaaaaaattctaTAGGCGTTGCAATAATGGCAAGAAAATATATAACATAAGCCGTTAGCACCATTACGCTTACTCAGAGGAACAtaatgtatatctatctatccatctatatatatatattatataattccCTTCGCGGATCAACAGTTTAGacatatagaaaaagaaaaaaaagtcggACTAGAGCTACCCGATGTTAGTtaagcggcgaaaaaaaaaaaaagtagtattcacccgtcactaaatagcgacCAGAGCAACCCCACGTAAccttagcggcgaaaaaaaaaggcgggaggggagaacaagtagtgtTCACCCGTCATTAAATAGCAGAGTCGGACTAAACCATTGTAGGGCCCCATTCGAAACGAATTTTGCCgtgccaagtttgggtagggatacgatgataagtgaaatttaaaagtttgtattagaaaatagattcgtctttgcattttattccttctttactaagtacataattacttttaattattttacgagccttgcatgtagaGAAGTCATGCATTATATCATTAACATATCCTACATTTATGGATCACATtcagtagcaagaattaccaatcGCTTTTAATCTATTTACGAAAAATGCTGACCTCAAGTCATTCTTCATAAGTTTGAAGAGCGGGAAGCTTTTTTCACCAAATTCCACCGGGTATTACATAGTGTCGTTGtattatcgcgcgtaggattggtgttttccatattgaatgacacaccaaaatgacaatttttgtgtatatatttcatgagattcgTAAgcgttttcaaaagattttaataatttcagaagattttcaggccggccctgcaaaagaGCAGCATATGCTACGCCGTTGGTCGATTAAACTTATTATAATCCTTATACattgttcttttcttcttctctttattACGTTGGTGGGTACAGATAACTAGACTGCAAATACCCAACTAAACAGCCGCTGACCAATTGGTTCTAGTCATTGTGAAGTATCCCAGTGGTAAGAAGATTCAGAAAACAAATTTGACAGATCTCTTAAAATGAACGGAAAAGCGAGTGTAGGATGCTCTAACTCTAAGCCTGGGTAGACGAAGCTCGTTTACAGTTCATCTAGCAGAGATAACTTCGTAAATAAACATATGCTGTCTTGCAGAAGCTCTCGAAATgtaaaatctcagtcttcatcgGTATTTGAGCCcgggatccccccccccctcatcagGTTCGGAAGTCAGGCGATTTACCAATCAGCCACCGAGTctctatttattattattagctggacgtataatgttttatttttgcgTTTGGAAAATTCGTAAGTGGTATTGTCATCACGACCAGGCTGTCACGAGtggagtctgtgacctatttcgaccagtttctagaagctcgagttcaaaccagtgcaagtgtccagcgtaaacaagttaattttagatatccaatcaaagaaagaggttaagggaaaaaatagcatacgtcagtgttacgtcttcatattggatgagactctttagacatgaaaacgacaaatcacagtttataaatactttactctttattaacactgaaaacactttcttgctcatagtcctccattttggttcttccttcctttcaacacgcaatcgcaccatttcacattcacactaagatgcgcacgtaacacccccccctgtttaacaagttcgatgcacatcgaacgtccaaaatacaaatcactgaatatattatcagactattccaagttaaaaaaatcggtaacatataaaaccataatgtaataactaaacaaaatcaaacacaatgtcatgttaataccaatacaatcccaacatgaaataacaattatattatgagcaattgaaaccacttctgttaacatttatctataagtaatcatatttctatcaatacaactccccactcataattgtatgcctgtacaaaacaccatcattccagtcgtaatcaaatagttaacaaacaaagtctatcttgctccatgcatattgtaacaacaatattcaattcattacacatatatttattcattgtagaatagaacaataaataatgtccatcattcctaccttttctaatcatatctatataattctaacattattgacatgccatcctttccgcttccctcctttgcaatgatgtcccattgtgattctactacctaatgatctaactgtactgttttctaggctgctaatatccctctcttttctcgtatacacctcttcactattgtaccttgaatccttaattctaattaactgttgacactgtgatctaatatgcccccttttcccacaattaaagcataagatgtatggaTTTGTACGTCTGTATGTGGGCTTATatcgctttccctgtaccactgattgccttactttactttgatttggacccattcctattgcattgctttctaccttatctgttaattctttcttctcgtgctctctgctacccatgtcatctgatgtatgagatcttatgtcttcttccacatccccatttctacctcgcgtagactttatcccataatatttcttccaattctcaatctcccttactgaacatattttcaccccatgaatattcccaataattaaatctatctcaccctgatctactacacaagcttccactgtccccttaacatacggtgtgtctatactaactttagcaatcggtaattgtacaatattcccattaaacataacacacttcctagattcgcctgtatattcatggtcttccactaaattcttattcactccaataatagtgctcccagtatccctgatggtcttggctgccttgttccctacgaatgtctgaaaaatctccaatgttccagaatcagatgacaatgataagccttgctctattctacctttctcccagtcctttctttcctgtctgtttccttgatatcttccgttgcggctatcattttgtctttcatatgtaccacttctatactgtctatcctgtgtctcccttgttctgtgagagttattctgtgtctcacatgttctgttaaaggcaactatttcttctatatcactgcctctagataatttcttctctggatgtgccactttataagcccttatcagtcttactatgtcttctatggatttcggtttcctctccaacagaaatatttttaattcctcctgacactcgtacatcactttgtccagcatgagaaatgtcttaagactgtcaaaggttttttctacctcagcggtttctgtccagttatcgaaatggctgctcattttgtccaagaaggtctgcgggtcatcctctggttctatctcacaattaacaaactgttggcgatagaaagcttctgttttcccgaaagttctaagtagttgttctttcacaatgctgtagttaccctggttcatacatatttttgaaggcacctccgctgtaaatgatctcgacaataagaatgtccatttgtcttcagggtaatccagttctctcatttctatctcgaacttcttcaaaaaaatgtctatgtccattttgtcttcgttgaatatcaaacctttatattttgccagtttattccctgtatagtcactctttcttttatcattctcttttccttggtctgtttttaactttttttctgctgtctctttttcaaatgctaatctttctctttcaatggcgaccaattcatttttcttttccctttcaattgctactatctccttatccttttctctttctcttttgtcctccttatctaatctctccttttctttttctctttctcttttgtcctccttatctaatctctccttttctttgtctctttccatcgctaatctctccttttctttgtctctttccatcgctaatctctccttttctttgtctctttccatcgctaatctctccttttctttgtctctttccatcgctaatctctccttttctttttccctttctcttttgtcctccttatctaatctctccttttctttgtctctttccatcgctaatctctccctctccattaacctttcttgtacgtattttcttagttctgccccttcaagctccaacaaccttccctcttccttcaacgctgctacctcagccttgtccgccatagtctatttctaataatatcgaatcgaatgttctcctgtctctagatctagactatactatctctactgtctgctgacaggagatcccctgtgaatagagggatacgtgggttacctttgcgttgggcgccacttgttacgtcttcatattggatgagactctttagacatgaaaacgacaaatcacagtttataaatactttactctttattaacactgaaaacactttcttgctcatagtcctccattttggttctccctttctttcaacacgcaatcgcaccatttcacattcacactaagatgcgcacgtaacagtcagcttctagaaggtcaaagttactaaaataattatctgagaaggttccatgattctggaacgtacgatcaaagaaagtataaataaggggaaagtcagttagacggggtcctcgcatagtagtagttcttgtagagcgatggtcctcgctcagtcctcgattagtaataagtttgtgatattagcgggtccattaagtaaagttttagtagttgaagttgaagttatactaagtggagttttatttatctttaagttttatttatgaagtgtcaagttgttattgaattaagaagttaatttgatgtgaaagttgaagaagttattaaagaagtttgaagaaaatacagagatgtttctttcttcatttcattgaattgtcaagtattgataatataatccccggcaagtgtgatcgtcatTTCATATGAATTCATCAACTTATGAATACAATCCTTCTGCAAGTTCGTCACTCAGGCTTCGACAAGAACcatttattcaaaatataatgtCCTGACCTATTATGTGAATGCAGACCATATATTTTTACCAACATTTAAAGAGTAAAATTGTATTGAAACAATAGATtattaacaaaaagaaacagcACAATATGGCAATAAGAATGTTTATGAGATATGTAAGCATAGGCCCAATCACGAGCCTGTCTGTGCTTTAGTTTAACCATCTCATATCTTCAATTTCACCTTCATCTATCAGATATTCTGTTGACCCGTTGGGGCATCTCACAAGATCTGCTAATATGTCTTTACCCATTCCTCCCTGTtttttgtcttggatagaatctaTGACAGGCCTATCCATTATTTTATGTCTCCCCAACggtttctctgtctgcctcttcttcttttcctgatactgttctctgaaggaagaactttgcaagccctgaggatCTTTTCATTTGGTCAtagggtttgtttgttttttgacaATAGTTAGCAGGACAGCGTCGGGTATAATCaatatattaaacctgtcttaAATCTCTTCGTTTTTCTTAACTGATGCTATTTGTGACCCTTACATGTTAATTCTCGTATCGACTTAAGGAcatatatttgtattacatctatatatagtttaactacaattgtATGTTGTTATCCATCTGTTTGAAATGTTACATTTTatgtaaaaagttaaaaaatatataatgtgttgttgtttttttttttttagaccacTGGATCCAGAGGAGATTGTTAAAAGGGCCTATGAAAGTTGTAAGCCTTTTAAATACAACGTCCTATTTAACAATTGCGAACATTTTGCCAGGTGGTGTCGTTACGATGTTGATTATAGCAACCAGGTAAAAATGATAAAATCTGCTTAGGGTATACATCTTTGGCAATTATGAATTTGACATTTATGAAATGCACTTAATGTAGTCTGAACACGCTTTTATATACTAGATTTGTTTTGGCTTTTGCACGGTCCTGACATTAAATAACGCGGGCTCTCCGTTGCGGTGAGGAAATCGTGAGTTGTGTTATATTGTtctgcattaactctttctctcctcaattatttaccacattctggtggaatcaacgttggtatcgtcaattagaaAGAGTTAACACTTGCCGTATTCTGATTCAACATGCCTTGGAAACCACAAGCTCATGATTAATAGACTTCTTATCCAAAGATTGAAAGATTTATTCAAGCCTCTCAATTTCTCATGCGCATATTTCATGATTCCACTACAGGCACATAAAGTgtggtggttgagcggtaaagcgcttggcttccgaagcgGTTTCCTGGGTTctaatccttgtgaagactggaattttcttattttgggatcttttggGGTTTTGAGTCCAagcagctctaatgggtacatgacattagttggggaacaACAAacagccagcacaacgactgtCTTAAGCCACACATCTATTAAAGTTGGTTGAACTCTGAggagccataaaaaaaaatcaagaaattcaATATCCTAGTCCTCATCGACTTTCAAATCCAAGAACCTCGATCCAGAGGTTTTTCGCTCCACCAGCTTACCCCATCGGCTAGTGTTAATATATCTTCTTTAGACAGTCAAAATTTGAAATTTTAGTCATCACTCTCGGCTTCAGCAGCTTAATAAGGATGACTGCCTgctcgtgcggtttgcgcgatggactgtcgtttggatttatcgatggtcccgggttctaaCCCTGTCCGCTTCCATCCATCTTTGTTCTGTGGAAGGTTTTGACTAGGAAATAAATTAtcctcaactctgaaggaatatccgaaatatgtaaaacattttacaatacaaAGTTCACCTTTATACTGATGGATTATACAAATTTTTGAAaacgttgttttttaaagtgtataaCTTTATAACTCAACTTAACTCcctagaattttttaaaaaaagtatatctTCACATAAACAACGGCTGGAAAGTATGAGATCGACctatatgtttaaaataaatttcagtTTTAGAAAACCCATATAATTTTATgcctttaaaaactttaaaatatctaaacttatttttttttcattttttgctTAGTTTTTTTCCTTATGTTTTACaggggaactttttaaaaactgtcCTTCAAGACAAACTTGTGACTACTCTTGCAAGAGATGACATTGCAGTAAGTATTCATAAAAAGGACGTTGaaatgcatttatttaatttatagcatgttgttatttctttgtttctttctttgtttcaaaGGAGCTGACAAATGAACAAAAGGAAAAACTGAAGGATGTCATCAACTCAGTAAGTACAATCAATAAATCAACTCAGTAAGTACATTCAATAAATCAACTCAGTAAGTACattcaataataatacaataatgttcccctatcagaccttgtgatatatggggcagatgatgtaaaggtcatctgtttctttggcctacggtatacgagagtgtcatgtggccagcactacgaccaaccgcctttacttcccccccccccccaacttataccaggaacccattagagcttggtggagtgagagacgcccaaagataccgaaattaaaaattctaaattcaccaggatttaaacctGGGGCtattggttcagaagccaagcgcttagtCGCTGCTCCTCCACGTTAAAAAATTTGGTGATAaaattcttctgaaaatatatttatacatgtaataCACAAAAAGAATGGGCTCGCTTCTTCTCTTGATtcctctcttgatatcctgctaagagcAGCTGCAGACCTGGACAATTGAGGGATTTGGTTCCGCACACTGAACAACAACACTATGAGGAAAGTTAGGGGccagatgagagagagagagagagagagagggagggaaggagaaaaaagagaaagagtttagATACAAGCTTTTTAAAGTGTTATATTAAAGAAATGGTCGATACTCATAACGTTTCCTCCTGTAATGTTTGCCATTGAATGTATCACTTACCGAGACTTTGTATGATGAGAATCTATTACAAGAGATTATTAAAATGCAGCTTTTGGACAGAGAAcattgcatttttattttcacttaacATATTAATTGTGGCTTTGTCCGATTGTCATCCTAATGAACTTCTAATGGTCAACACTTTAAATAACTGCTAAACACCTTATGCCACAATGATTTTTgttagaattatttttctttaactttaaaaacCTGGATGTGTGTTAAATGTTACTATAAGATGATGCATTATATTTTACAGAAAATGTTACTGGGTCGTAGAATTCAGGTAAGTTATCATTTACTAAACATATTTGCCTTAGTAAGCTCTAAAAAGTTACtaaaatgcatattaaatatttctgaTATTAAACGTCGTGCAATATATATAGTAAATTGATGAGACTAAATAGAGGcctatcattattaattattttattttatggagcttcgtatgaaaaaaaaattcaaggtCGCTGTTTGCTGTCACAAactatatacaaaatataacaatatcTTATTCTCAATGCGTGAAAGTTGATCTTTCTATTGATGTACTTTTATTAGTCCTAAttttccatctttttttttaaagaaaaaatttcaTTCACTGGGTGAAAATACAAAGTGTCGTTCCTCCATAAAACGGAAGAGTTTAGATGTTTGTACCTTACTGTGCTAAAAAGTACTTAAAACTTAATTATcatataccttttaaaaaaaggctttgtatatttgtataccGTATACACACACCAAAACGTTAGCTATTAATAGTTTGTACACCATGAATAAAAGTCCAAAATTTAGTTTGATGTATAATTCGACATTTTACTAATCTgaaacttttgtatctatcacTAGGATGCAAGTTCCAGTCAGGAGCAAAGCATTTAGATTGCTGAAATGAAAAAGAATTGAAAATAAGTATTATGACAAATTTCTCACACATTATTTGTTGAGAAGTGAGCAGCAAAGCTACTGTTGGATAGTGAAGCTACTACCATCTACCTTTTAGCTCGAAATACGCACTGTgttcattttgtcttctttaCGAATTTGTATAAGTAGGTTTGTAAATGTTTAGCAGTATGTAACTTTATAGAAATAGTTTGTGAATGAATTACTTTAATGTTCATGTTGCTAATAACTATTTACTTCATTGAAGTCGTAAATGATATATTAACATACATTTATTGAGTAGTTTCAAATGTATCTGTTGTTTAACCGTCTCCGTTTTCTTGTTCTAAATAAATGGAGACTTGAAATACAATACATTAATGCTGTTTTATGGTTTTACTTCAATTATTGTTGACACAAACAAAAcctattcgaaaaaaaaaagtaattaaaactaAGAAAGAATAAGTCCGTGTtaagtaaaatttttaaaatttttattgtaaataaagTAATTGAACTTCATGTTTAGGTTTAAATTTGCCCTATTTAATGAGAGCGGAGAATGCCTTTTTACCTCGAGCGTTGGATTGACGAGTTTTATATAGAGTGACACATCAAGTCTACCGTGATGTCTATTTCTGGACATTGCTATGAGTTTTCAATTTTCCAAGAACATTATTAATCGGGAGGCTGCGAGATACctgttataaattaaaatggttaattaaataatttacaacAGGAATtagcggggcccactgcggccgcataggttgtagTGAGCTAAGGACGGccccaaaaaaaatgtgatgtATAGATATAGAGATATTATTACCAAAGTTTAATGATTACTACACATAAAGGTCTTTTCTAGTttagaatttcattttttaaaactgtgacTAAAGAACGTCATAGCGTGGCTGCCAAAAAATGTacacaatgaaaataaattcattactAAAAAGCTAGTTTATCGAATcgtataattttaataataatcaactcgCCTCTCAGTGATGTTTTATAAGTCTACTATTCTACTAGGTAAAATTTTATGTCGATGTAAAACTaagatttgaagacattcttcaTTTGGATATTCCCGAATGGGTAATGAACACTCTTGCACGTAGACATAATCAGGTACCAATCCTGCATGAATCCACACTTATGCAGGGGCAGCCTATTAAAATACATGCATAGAGAAACTTAATCCAATTTTTCAACAAGGATACAATAAATTTTGATACAATTTTATATTCGTATTGTGTGTCGATGTCTGTAAATTGTAAACTGCTTTCCTTCGTATGTGATAGAACTTGGATTGAGTGCCGGTATTAACCTCTTcagaaacaagtaaaaaaaaaaaagctaatctaATGGGTAAGAACTCCTCCtttaaactatatctaccaataatgtacaagttattttctTTATGCGCTATGCAGCTACTAACCTTCATTACTAATACATATTTGACGAGTTAAATATTTTGGTTTATTGATTCAAATTTGGTTaggtacattaaatatttttttaaaatatcaacatGATCAAATAATACGTAAGAGAGATATAGTGTTAAAACCTGATTAAAGGGACttaacccaacaaatttaaccATATCTTTCAAAAACTAAAGTAGCTCTCCCTTGGAAATTAAATGGTTCCTTTTTTTTGATTCATGTCTAGTCTGTGTCATTGAATAATTGGACGAAGTTTCaatggaagtgggagaaataatgtgtacacaccttttaccagacagacagagttgatataagctgtgtAATAAAAGAAACCGATTAGGAATGTGTGCGCATGGAGATTAGCTGTTGCTACTTGGAAATGTCAAGCCggacataaatacatttatacaatCTCATTAACATCAGCCAAGTCATTCATCTtgttttactattttattttaaacataattataaTCTCAATAAATACGTCTTTAATAACTGTTGTCTTATTTTAACATGTGTATATTATGTgatatgtattttattattattatagcttttatatagcgttacttt
Protein-coding regions in this window:
- the LOC106069204 gene encoding phospholipase A and acyltransferase 2-like isoform X1, which translates into the protein MQFFCSTLTKGLLQNSSPCLLKDKKAIKFNKGDLIKINRNFFWHWGVYNGSGCIIHVNNVNMEDGMCNAEVVCEPFNDVVGDCYYEKGNKKDSKWTPLDPEEIVKRAYESCKPFKYNVLFNNCEHFARWCRYDVDYSNQGNFLKTVLQDKLVTTLARDDIAELTNEQKEKLKDVINSKMLLGRRIQDASSSQEQSI
- the LOC106069204 gene encoding uncharacterized protein LOC106069204 isoform X2 — its product is MSVMVAAFFFFIDEKQIKAIKIYRFVGQDRPVPVQQMISRPENLLFGCIIHVNNVNMEDGMCNAEVVCEPFNDVVGDCYYEKGNKKDSKWTPLDPEEIVKRAYESCKPFKYNVLFNNCEHFARWCRYDVDYSNQGNFLKTVLQDKLVTTLARDDIAELTNEQKEKLKDVINSKMLLGRRIQDASSSQEQSI
- the LOC106069204 gene encoding uncharacterized protein LOC106069204 isoform X3; the protein is MISRPENLLFGCIIHVNNVNMEDGMCNAEVVCEPFNDVVGDCYYEKGNKKDSKWTPLDPEEIVKRAYESCKPFKYNVLFNNCEHFARWCRYDVDYSNQGNFLKTVLQDKLVTTLARDDIAELTNEQKEKLKDVINSKMLLGRRIQDASSSQEQSI
- the LOC106069204 gene encoding phospholipase A and acyltransferase 1-like isoform X4, producing MEDGMCNAEVVCEPFNDVVGDCYYEKGNKKDSKWTPLDPEEIVKRAYESCKPFKYNVLFNNCEHFARWCRYDVDYSNQGNFLKTVLQDKLVTTLARDDIAELTNEQKEKLKDVINSKMLLGRRIQDASSSQEQSI